The sequence below is a genomic window from Sparus aurata chromosome 6, fSpaAur1.1, whole genome shotgun sequence.
aatcacaaaagtggtgttcatctgtgaggattatcttgctgaacaaaacatgtgagCATAGTATGTGTTCGCCACAGAGTTTATTTTCGGCGATATTTAAAAATCGCATAGGCTTTTTGTTTAGGGAACCAGAGCGATGCTAACTTACAAGGTTAgactacaaaaatacatcatccctaCACCGCTCAATTGAACAGCTAATACACCAAAGATAAATATTGTGTTTCAGTAAATTAACTTCATTACTGctaaaaagaaattaaaacagtccaaaaatgaataaacataatTTGGTAAGGAGGAAGAGAAATAAATGTGGCTTCCAGACACCTGAAGTTGTGTCACTTCTCCTTCTTCATAATGAAGACACcaagataaaacacaacatgattgTTGGGCTCCTGTCATGTAGTAAGCAGAGGGTGCCATCATGTGGCCACACTTGTGCTCTCTCCTGTCATATCACACACCACCAGCAGGCGGCAGTGTCATGAGCACACAGACCCTTTCTCCTCAGTCACTTCTTCTCTTGCCCCGActcttcttcttgtcctctACCGGGTtcgtctttctttctcttccggTTGTCGTCTGTTCGTGTGGCAGGTACCCACTTTTCCCATCTAGTCGGACTTTTAAAATCTTAATCAATCTGCGTGTATTTTACGTCCCCGCACATAAACAACTACTGTGTTTGATTAATCACTCCATTTGGCTTATTTTAGCAGTATTATGTTCTAAGTATGATCCTCATGAAAAGGACAtagttgcattttaaaaatgcaaacgCTGCCCCGAGTAGAGCATTAGCCTCACATCAGCTAGCAGGCATGGAGTTGTTACGTTCACAGTCATATACGATTCGCCTTATCATAAGTGTGTTTTAGTGTGATGAGTACATCTTTATCGGGTTGAAGCTGCTTTTGACAATTACAAAATGACCGTTTTAATCATCTGTTTACATAGTACGAAGCATCCTGGCTGCTGGCTAGCGACTGAAACACAGGCTAACATGCTAGTGAATGATGCTAACAGTGATGCTAAATAAAGGCTTCAATCTTATGCTGtttaatttgtcttttcttcAGATTAACCAGTGTCGAAATGGCCAAGTCAAAGAACCACACAACTCACAACCAGTGTAAGTGACAATAagcatcagttcaagtgtaacTTAGCTCCTCTCTGTGGAGCTAACCTCTCAAAAGTGGAAGCTGTTGAGCTACTGGTCAACTGTCAGGAACAGTTAAATGTCAGGTGTCAATTGTGCAAGCATGTTCTTGAAAGTATGCAGTATATTAgggtgtaacgttactgtgcaAGTGCTGTGCGGAGCATATGAGCTTACCTGTGTTAATTGTTTCCTTCTCTCTGAACAGCTCGTAAAGCCCACAGGAATGGCATCAAGAAGCCCAGATCTGACCGCTACGAGTCACTGAAGGGGGTATGTGTGTTGTTGCAGTTCTGTGTTTGATGGTGTACTTGCATGAACAAAGATAACATTCTGGCTGCACAAAGATTCATACAGCCCATTTGTCATGCATGTTAGCAACATGTCAAAATCAGTGCGCGCCTGCAGTAATGTTATTGAATCTGTCTTTTTGGTCCTAGGTTTTACATCCTATTCCATTCCATCCTACACTGCTCAAAATGAGTTATGAATATCGGAAAATTTTACCGTTTCACTTTTTGTTCTGTGACATTGGtattttttgtgaatattttgatTCCCCAAAACTAATGTATTATTCATTTACGTTATAACGCAAAATCCATGCACATATACgccaatatccctaacttatctTGGGTAATGTATATGATAAAAGCTTGTTCTTCGATCCAAGCATTTGGAGTAATGTTGCAATTAGCATAAATGTTTCCCCCTGAGCACAGTTTTGTCTGAAAAGGTTGAATTGTGGAAAGCAGCATACCCAGCTTTATGGGGGCTACTGTGTGTCAGTTTGAGATCTTTATGTTTAGAGTGGAACACCTAACTTTGAGAAACCCTGTCTTGGTAATGTCGATTATTTCACTCTTGTTGTGATTATGGGAAAAAAGTTTTGGATATCCTCACCAACTTTGCACTAATGAAGAAGATTGAATGAATATCAAGACTTGCATTACATTTAGACTAGAGGTGTAGAGCTGAGTTAGTCGATGTGTACCGGATTTGTCATACATTGATGTTCACAGTGGCAAAGTCATCGTCCAGGCCAAGATTCAGATTTAATCTTTAGACTTGCATGATTTCTAATTAATCAAttgttaaaaatgtcttgctTCACGGGTAGCTGAAAATTTGACAAGCGTCATTTGTcctcttgttttgtgtgtggttTGGCGCTGTTTTAAGCGTAACAGGGTGGCTGGTTTGTCAACTCGGTGTGAAATGCAGTTTTGCTCAAGTGACTGTGTAACAAGTGCAAAACATACACATACTCTGTCAAGATATTTAACGTTAAGTTAAAGGAGGAAGCAGATCTGATTTAAACCAACTGTGCTTTCAATTAAAggaaactgatttattttcatgtaaacTATATCGATTATATATGTCTgggaaataatacaaattttATGAATGTTACTTTTGCACCCTGGCCTTTCTGCcacatgtttgatttgtatAAGCCAGGTACAAGTGAAGTAGTTCTGATCCCATCTAGTTTTTCCCTGTGTTAAACCACAAACCTGGATATCTACTGTACTCAAGCCCTTCTGTCTTTCTGCTCTATTGTGCTGTGTGGCTTTCAAAGAATAGATCTTGGAATTGTGCACCACTTCCATACTTTGATCCGACCTGCTCACTTCattgtctgttttctgtctttgctgCAGGTGGACCCCAAGTTCCTGAGGAACATGCGTTTTGCTAAGAAGCACAACAAGAAGGGCATGAAGGCGGTGCggaaggcagcagcagctgctgctcaaGCGAAATAAACTGTCTGGCAGTCACCCCCATGTTTGTCAGAGTTCCCTGTTTCCACCATCACAATAAAGCTATGCTTTGTTAACAAACCAACatctgggtttttttctctcataaCTTCCTTAGTCTGACAGTAGATGTTGGCTGTCAGTTCGTCATTCATCCAAATCACTAATGGGAATGTGGATTAAAAAAGTTAGTGGCTGGCTGCTGAgtgcaaaatgtcaaacttggaaagaaaaaaatgattcagTAACTTGAGAGTTGCTTTTGGAATGTGATGGAACTCGACAGAGATCTTCAAAAATCTGACTGCTCTAAAATAGTACTATGAAAAGTACTTTTACATATTGCAAACATCCACCTTTCCCATTTATGTCTAACAACCTAATGTAATAAAGAGGTGGGATGATGAAGTTGATCACATGCTCGAGATGGCTATCACTTGATTTATTAAAGTATAAAACAATGTTTAAGGTTAAGATGGTACACACGGTAAGTAGGCTCCAAACAATGAGACTAGCGCTCCCGAATTTTTGGGATATTTCAAAGGTGAGGGGTTGTTTCAAAACTTTGTTTACAAGAAATGCAATACATATCAACATCTGTAGACTTTGCAATAGGACAGTAAACAGGATATATTTTATGTAAGATTTTCAAGTGTACTTCCTTagacttgtttaaaatgcagTATCTAAGGTAAAAGACAAGCTCTTCTCCTTGtaacaatttatatttgttcAAGACCATACATCATCAGTATAAATTGCAATATGTTGTTTCATATAGAAAAGGGACGCAGTGTTTTTCTAGCTACATCTACTACCAGTCTGTTGAAGAACATGGGGGTGAGAGGTTATCAGTCATCTAAAACACTATGAATCATATTGTCAAATGCAGCCGAGAAAAGCAGCAATTGACTTTGGATAAAAGGGAAAGGCAACAACTCGGCAGCAAGCTGAAGACAGGAGGGTATCGATCTGAGGAGGGTGAACCTGGGATGCCAAGTGTCACCGCTTAGCCCTCTGGAGAAGTTATGGGCCTTTCAATGCAATGTCAATAAAAGAGGGTCCCAACCTGATGATCCTGATGATGAGCCTACTTTCACCTCTCCAGTTGCACTGCCAACATACCAATGTACTACAGAGATTAAGTTAAATCCTTTTAGTTTTAATTTTCCCCATAACTTAAGTGGCCCCTCACAAGTTGAATCACTTAATTTAAGGATAACCCATGAATTAGATTCTCTGAGAGGAATTGGAAAACTGTGCACAGAGATAAATTGGTCATAAGACAGCATGTTGCCACATAGCTGCTTTGTCTTGTGTACTTccttttttatacatatatattcaaGAAGATGAAGCATGATGTCATCTAACTTTGTGTATACCTGTCTACTCATGTAGATGTATATATGCTCATGTCATGTGTCTATTACATCAATGTGCTTGACTAAAAAAATATCCTGACATAAGACAGCATTTTGTCAGAATCATGAAAGAGATAGCAAAtgtgatttatatatttctcatgtattaaaaagaataatgatTTGTTCCTGATAAGTGTGTCACAGATGTTCTAATGGAAGGCATTGTGAGGTGAGGAATCATGATCAAAAGACAGCTTCCAAGCTAAAAGGGCCTGCTGATTCAATTTTGATTATCCTGAAAGAGCTCCATTTTTGTTGAATATATGATTTGGAATGAAATCACAAATTGAACTGGGGTTTcgcattttattttgatgtaaCGCATCAGCGTGCGTCATGTCGTCATTTCCGCCCACGCTGACTTCAACTTGCATCATTTCTTGTCTCTCTTGGCAGCCGGGGGCAGACAACATGTGAGTACATCCATTCAGTAATATCCACTCAGTAATCACATGTAAAGATTTGATCATATTCACACGTCTCTGTATAGCTGCTAGTGTGTGTGAGCTTTTAAACGTCGCCTTTGACAAACTTTGTAGTCCGTTTAGCAACAAGCTAACTAATTGAAACGTTGACCGGCTAGCTTAGTTCGCTAGCTAACAACAAGGAGGCGTCATTCTTGTCAAGTAACTGCTCTGGAAAAGTGAATTTTGggatgttaaatgttaaatggcGAGTTTGGACAACATGTGTGCGTTAAGAAGCTCGACGTGGAAATTGTACTTTAAGTGGACTTGACTTTAGCgcttaaaatgtttaaagggaCTGCATGTTCTGTTGAGAAACTATCGACAAGTGACATGTTTTGACAGGTTGGCTATTAATATGATGCTAAAAGTGGTCTGTGGAGGCTGGGAGACATTCGTAGAGGAAAACAAATTTCAGTTCCTACTTCTCTTTACAAATATGATCAATATGATTTCATAACTTTATTAAATAAAGCACTGTGGGTCAATGGATGTGTACTGAAAGAGAGATGTGATTCATCAAAGCTCAATAGTTTTAGTGACAATAATGGACATTTTAATGGCCCTGTGTGGGTAAAAATAAAACGTACATAATATGATCTTCGTGACATGTACACTGCGTTTTGTTTGCTTGTCTTCCTGCTCCACaagtctgacttttttttattgtgtttgttggCAGACGCCATGGTTGAGCCGGTCTCTGAGTCCATCAACTTTCCctctgaggaggagaagattCTGCAGCTGTGGAAAGAAAAGGACTGCTTCCAGGAATGCCTCAAACAGTCCAAGAACAGGCCCAagtaaatgcaaatgttttgtaaaaGATATTcctatgacacagtattgaagCATGAGATGAGTTGGAAATTTTGTCAAATCATCCTTTCATGCAAGACAGCTTAAAtcaatgtgtctgtgtatttgttttgtgatgAAAATGGAGAAATTGGAAATGTTATCGACCGCTTAGTCTGAAACTGTGAATAATTTTCAAAATGGTTAAGAACATCAGTAACAAAGTGATCTGATCTTTTAATGCTGGGGTTGGATTAATGATTGTCATTTCAGCTGTTGCACTGCCAAGTACTGAAGTTGCATTTCCTGGCTAACCAGTTTTTGTAGGAAGTCCATTATAAACCTGTCATAACCAGATCTTAGGTCTTAATGTGATATTATCAATGTTACCGCGTGTTAAGTCAGCAGTTAGCTCAGACATTTATCTATATTCTCTTTATTGTACTGTATGTCTCACTTAGGTTGCAATTGTAGAATTTGTACACCAATTACCTTTTAACAACaaagttgttctttttttggccAACAAAAGATTAACAAATCAAAACTGGAGCAGTTAAAACTAACTCTGGTATCAAGCAGACCTTCATTAACACTGACTGAAAGATATTTATTAGGAGATTTGATAAACAACACTACCAAGTTGTCCTTTCTGAAATGACTATAGAATCAACCCAACACCAGTGAGAgtgacagcaaaaaaaaaagaaacaacctaATCTTCATAtgccaaacacaaacaaaccgCTGGCCACATATTGGCACGTGGGTCAATGTGTAACCATTGTTACTGTTTTACCGCTTTCTTCTACACAGTCACTGTTTTTTGGTCAGATGCAGTGAAGACACCTTTTTTTCTGCATGCAGCAACCATTCATACACTCATTTAAGGTGTTTCCAGACTTCATAGTCATCTCGTCCTTTCTTATACCCacttctttgtttattttttatgtccGTGAGGAAATACTGTCCGGaccttttaaaaatattttgctgCCCGTTTCCCAACCAGGTACACCTTCTATGATGGCCCTCCTTTTGCAACGGGTCTTCCACACTATGGGCACATTCTAGCCGGCACCATCAAGGACATTGTCACTCGCTTTGCTCACCAGAGCGGCTTCCACGTGGACCGGCGATTTGGCTGGGACTGTCACGGCCTGCCTGTGGTAAGAATGTGTGATCATGAAAACTGTTAAAATTTTACTGAAAGGTCTGTGTAGATTTACAGAGTAATTCCTGGGGTATTTATTGGGTCTcacactctgttttttttataggaatatgAGATTGATAAGACTTTGGGGATCAAAGGGCCTGATGATGTGGCCAAGATGGGCATCGCCGAATACAACAAGCAGTGCAGAGGCATTGTCATGAGATACGCCGGCGAGTGGGAGGTGAGCAAACCACAGGAAATATTTGGTAGAATAATATGTCCATGTGAGAGAACTCTAACCATACTTGTCGGACCAGTTTTGTTTCATGCTGTCTGATTTAGAACAACATAGTTAACCTGCTCTAAAACTATATATAGTTAGACAACTTCATTGATGATTAATACATGTACAGTTCTCCAAAAATGGTTCACAGTCCCTCTTTGTACCctgtttgaatattttctggtttctttcatCCCCTACGACAGTgtaactgaatatctttggtcTATGGACAAAACAGAATATTTGAGAACAACATCGTGAACTTTCAAAAACACTAATCAACTTTTTgaatttttcataattttcacAATTTCCATTTTATTGACCTAACAACTACATgagaaattgagaaaaaaaaaatactagatttaATGCCAATTAAAGCTCTAATATTATTTGGATTTACTGCAAGTCTCTTGTTTTATTCCTAGACTTCAGTGAGGCGAATGGGAAGGTGGATTGACTTCAAGAACGACTACAAGACTCTCTACCCATGGTTCATGGAGTCTGTCTGGTATGAATGTCATATTTATCATCTAACATACACAAGCTTTTGCTCAAAGATACATAAATGTTTACTTATTTATGAGGAATTCAGTTTAGGTGCTATTTGGTATATTTATAGAACTAAGTCATATTCATAAGTGATTTCTTCTCATTTAAAGTATCTACTCCTCTTCATGATGTCTTCAACTTTAAATTTAATATCATCTTGAGGGAAATTTGGTTTGCAGCCAGGCTCTTGGTTCATTTaggagcagaggagacagatgacTACTGACAGTCGACTTATAATGAAACACTAATATCATTATAAAAAATGCGATACAAAGAAAGACTTAATCTGTGTCTCGAGTCTTTCATCTTGTGTGCAGTGTGTCTCAGCTTCCTTCTtaaagtttttgttgttttttatttattcaggtgGGTGTTCAGTCAGCTTTATGACAAGGGTCTGGTTTACAGAGGTGTCAAAGTCATGCCTTTTTCAACTGCCTGCAACACCCCCCTGTCCAACTTTGAGTCCCACCAGAACTACAAGGTTTGCAAAAATCACAACCCTCTCTCGCCTCAGCTGGCCTACTGCAGCACTAGTAACAAAATATGTGGTTtagatgtaaatataaaaaatgacttaatctcttgtttccttttttttcctccaggaTGTTCAGGACCCGTCTGTGATTGTCAACTTCCCATTGGTTGGGAATGAGGATGTGGCTTTGATCGCCTGGACAACCACACCCTGGACACTGCCAAGCAACCTGGCCCTCTGTGTGAACCCGGAGTTCTTGTATGTCAAAGTCAAAGGTAAGAGATACATCTTGACACAAGTGCTAATTccatacacacaacacaatacaGATTACTATATGCAGCATATACAAGTCTTTGTAGTATATGATTTTTGGGCTGTGTTTAGAAGAAATCAACATACTTAACCGCTTTAAACTAACACAGCATTTTATAATATTCCCACTATTGGATGTCAATCGAGCtgtgactgtgattttttttttaaaaatctacaTACTTAAGACCTGCTCAGATTTGGTACGCTGTGTGGAATTGAGCTTAGGTTCTTGAAAATCAGGGTTTGGTCACCAATGTCCGGACGAACACCCACTGATGTGCTTGAGTGGGACTGCATGCTTCTCTGCAGAGCTTGTTGATCTAAAATGTTCTGTCCAAAAAGAAGCTGGTCGCAGTGTTTTCAGTGTCTGGACAGGATACTTTGATTTTATGGTCAAGGAACACCATTATTTTGTTGCTTTCATCTGTATCTTTTTTTCAagtcattgcagggaaaggaAGCAATATCTACTTGCATATCCTGCCCACAAGcacatttgtgttgtgtattaCTTCACAAACCAGAATTGGTAGATTTGTCGAACAGTGTTGCTTAAATGCTATAGCCTAAGGCCAAAGATGTCCGACCGAAAATCTTGTTTCCCTCCTGGGTTCAGTGTTCTGGACCACAGTATTAGCTGATGGGTGTTTTTATTCAGAAAgaacaaacaagaacaaattAGCAGAGGAGGAGCGCTGTCTGGGCAATTTGCACCCAGAGGAGAGGATGTCTGAAGCATAACGTGTTAGTGGACTTTCTAGCCTTTGGCTATGTGTAAGCTGATGAAATAAGACAAGAGACTCTCTGTGACTGGaactttgtttttatcttcaacTAACCAGACGCTTCACACTCTCAAGCAGAACTTGATGTAAAGGCATAGCTGATGTTCACGTAGGCTCGTTAAAAACATTATCTGTCCTGCAAGTGGATGTAGATTCACCCACGTTAAAATGGCCCTGTCGGAGGTTCTGTATTGAATTTGGTAATGCTTTCTATATACAGATTACA
It includes:
- the rpl29 gene encoding large ribosomal subunit protein eL29 translates to MAKSKNHTTHNQSRKAHRNGIKKPRSDRYESLKGVDPKFLRNMRFAKKHNKKGMKAVRKAAAAAAQAK